In Bacteroidia bacterium, one genomic interval encodes:
- a CDS encoding YdeI/OmpD-associated family protein, whose translation MAEAKIKSFKSKKVWRAWLKKNQDLQEGIWLQVYKIDSGVESIKITEALDEALCFGWIDGQRKSYDEQSYLQKYTPRRAQSIWSKRNISLVENLIEKGQITIRGFAEIEKAKADGRWARAYDSHSTMTEQEDLLKELKKDKTVKVYYESLNKTNKFAINFRLQTAKKPETRVKRLQEIMAMLRAGKKFY comes from the coding sequence ATGGCAGAAGCAAAAATAAAATCTTTTAAATCAAAAAAAGTGTGGCGAGCTTGGTTGAAAAAAAACCAAGATTTGCAAGAAGGTATATGGCTTCAGGTATATAAAATAGATTCCGGTGTTGAGTCAATAAAAATTACAGAAGCATTAGACGAAGCTCTTTGCTTTGGCTGGATTGATGGACAAAGAAAAAGTTATGATGAACAATCTTATCTTCAAAAATATACACCACGCAGAGCACAAAGCATTTGGTCGAAACGTAATATTTCTCTTGTAGAAAATTTAATCGAAAAAGGGCAAATTACAATCCGAGGTTTTGCTGAAATTGAAAAAGCTAAAGCAGATGGTCGTTGGGCAAGAGCATACGACTCTCATTCCACAATGACGGAACAAGAAGACTTATTGAAAGAATTAAAAAAAGACAAAACTGTCAAAGTCTATTACGAATCACTAAACAAGACTAACAAATTTGCCATCAATTTCAGACTACAAACCGCCAAGAAGCCCGAAACACGAGTAAAACGATTGCAAGAGATTATGGCTATGTTAAGAGCCGGCAAGAAGTTTTATTAA
- a CDS encoding urea transporter: MRLFFKSVFIGMGQIFLCRNIITGILFTIGILIGNLWCGLAAMLAAIVGTGTAYLLKYEVNEIEEGLYGFSAALTGVVLIFLFESTFLIWTLVVAGAILAALLQHYFIQRNIPVYTFPFIVTTWVIYFLVSKFGWAQLNLHETISFKSQATIVLAGTNGFGQVIFQEYFISGILFFIAVFISSPVAACSGLIASFAGGVVAFMLGYSLNDITSGTFGFNAVLSAIAFAGNKWSDIVWILIAVVITLLIHFVLIFTQCLNEVGGVFTFPFVAGCWVTLSLKYGISKSKKLNWLK, encoded by the coding sequence ATGAGACTGTTTTTTAAATCAGTTTTTATTGGTATGGGTCAGATTTTTCTTTGCAGAAACATCATTACCGGTATACTTTTTACTATTGGAATTCTTATTGGTAACTTGTGGTGTGGCTTGGCTGCAATGCTGGCTGCAATTGTTGGAACCGGAACGGCTTATCTTCTAAAATATGAAGTGAATGAAATCGAGGAGGGGCTTTATGGTTTTAGTGCCGCATTGACAGGCGTTGTGTTGATCTTTTTGTTTGAAAGCACCTTTCTGATTTGGACTTTGGTTGTTGCAGGAGCTATCCTTGCTGCTTTGTTGCAGCATTATTTCATTCAAAGAAATATTCCTGTATATACATTCCCATTCATTGTAACTACTTGGGTAATTTATTTTTTAGTTAGTAAATTTGGTTGGGCTCAGTTGAATTTACATGAAACAATTTCTTTTAAATCGCAAGCCACTATTGTACTTGCCGGCACCAATGGCTTTGGACAGGTAATTTTTCAGGAATATTTTATTTCCGGTATTTTATTTTTTATAGCTGTTTTTATTTCATCACCTGTTGCAGCTTGTTCTGGACTTATCGCATCATTTGCAGGTGGAGTAGTTGCTTTTATGCTGGGCTATTCACTCAACGATATTACGTCAGGGACTTTTGGGTTCAATGCTGTTCTTTCAGCAATTGCTTTTGCTGGAAATAAATGGTCTGATATTGTTTGGATATTGATTGCAGTTGTAATAACACTGCTGATTCATTTTGTTTTAATCTTTACACAATGTCTGAATGAAGTAGGAGGGGTGTTTACTTTTCCTTTTGTTGCAGGCTGTTGGGTAACCCTGTCACTAAAGTATGGCATCAGTAAATCTAAGAAATTAAATTGGCTGAAATAG
- a CDS encoding PKD domain-containing protein, with the protein MKSYISLKLPVTLTFNSFCALRIISYLIFALLFSTHAVDGKTVRALFIGNSYTDVNNLPEIVKQIALSTGDTLIYSKNAPGGYTFQMHTTNATTISLLQAGNWDYVILQEQSQLPSFPDNDVAIQVYPYAAALDSMVKAGSPCATTLFYMTWGRQNGDATNCQFFPPLCTYFGMDSLLQLRYTIMAQDNHAAISPVAKVWFKIRADFPALNLYASDGSHPNNNGSFAAACSFYSVMFGKNPQLATYNYTVTATDAATIKTVAKEVAFDSLSFWFQYDSLVADFNVSSVANTVSFFNGSQNATTYNWSFGDGNSSTQINPAHTYLSSGTFQVTLIASDSVCGIADTVVKTVSVTTSGLLSPGSSNVLNVSPNPVFDILTFISSKKVSSLQVFTTDGRLILNTNKLNLSDEEYSLNVAMLSSGIYFLKIYDDELESSCIKFTKY; encoded by the coding sequence ATGAAATCATATATCAGCCTGAAGCTGCCGGTGACTTTAACCTTTAATTCTTTTTGTGCCTTGAGAATAATTTCATATTTAATTTTCGCATTATTGTTTTCTACACATGCTGTAGATGGTAAAACAGTAAGGGCATTGTTTATTGGCAACAGCTATACCGATGTGAATAACTTACCTGAGATAGTTAAACAGATAGCACTTTCTACAGGTGATACGCTTATATATAGTAAGAATGCACCCGGTGGATATACATTTCAAATGCACACAACCAATGCTACTACTATCAGCTTACTTCAGGCCGGTAATTGGGATTATGTTATCCTTCAGGAACAAAGTCAGTTGCCATCATTTCCTGATAATGATGTAGCAATTCAGGTTTATCCTTATGCAGCGGCTTTAGATAGTATGGTAAAGGCTGGAAGCCCCTGTGCAACTACACTTTTTTACATGACATGGGGACGGCAAAATGGCGATGCAACTAATTGTCAGTTTTTTCCACCATTGTGTACTTATTTTGGTATGGATAGTTTATTGCAGTTAAGATATACCATAATGGCCCAAGACAACCATGCTGCTATATCGCCTGTAGCCAAAGTATGGTTTAAAATAAGAGCGGACTTTCCAGCACTAAACCTTTATGCAAGCGATGGAAGTCATCCAAACAATAATGGATCTTTTGCTGCAGCATGCAGTTTTTACTCTGTTATGTTTGGAAAAAATCCGCAGTTGGCAACATATAATTATACAGTTACGGCAACAGATGCTGCTACAATTAAGACAGTGGCAAAGGAAGTGGCATTTGATAGCCTGAGTTTTTGGTTTCAGTATGATTCATTGGTTGCTGACTTTAATGTTTCATCAGTTGCTAATACAGTCAGCTTTTTCAATGGTTCGCAAAATGCCACTACTTATAACTGGTCGTTTGGAGATGGCAATAGTAGCACACAAATAAATCCTGCACATACGTATTTATCATCCGGTACATTTCAAGTTACGTTGATTGCATCTGATTCTGTTTGTGGTATTGCAGATACTGTTGTAAAAACAGTTTCAGTTACAACTTCAGGTTTATTATCACCGGGCTCTTCAAATGTGTTGAATGTTTCTCCTAATCCTGTTTTCGATATATTGACATTTATTTCAAGTAAAAAAGTATCCTCATTGCAAGTATTTACAACTGACGGAAGGTTAATTTTAAATACCAATAAACTTAACCTGTCTGATGAAGAATATTCTTTAAATGTAGCAATGCTTTCTTCCGGTATTTATTTTTTGAAGATTTACGATGATGAATTAGAGTCATCATGTATAAAGTTTACGAAGTATTAG
- the rnk gene encoding nucleoside diphosphate kinase regulator yields the protein MSKLIINRLDYARIKKSISDAKQFKSITNAEAEKLLQELDAAKIVEPEAIPSDVVTMNSIVKLSFLNNDKTIQFQIVYPEQANIKENKISIFSPIATALIGYKVNDEVEWIVPAGLTRIRIDEIIYQPEAAGDFNL from the coding sequence ATGAGTAAGTTGATAATTAATCGTTTGGATTATGCCCGCATTAAAAAATCAATAAGTGATGCAAAGCAGTTTAAGTCAATAACTAATGCAGAAGCAGAAAAGTTGCTGCAGGAGTTAGATGCAGCTAAAATTGTTGAACCGGAAGCAATACCTTCAGATGTAGTCACCATGAACTCAATCGTGAAATTGAGTTTTTTAAATAATGACAAAACAATTCAGTTTCAAATAGTATATCCGGAACAAGCTAATATTAAGGAAAATAAAATTTCTATTTTTTCACCAATTGCAACCGCACTCATCGGTTATAAAGTTAATGATGAAGTTGAGTGGATTGTACCTGCTGGCTTAACAAGAATACGCATTGATGAAATCATATATCAGCCTGAAGCTGCCGGTGACTTTAACCTTTAA
- a CDS encoding MarR family winged helix-turn-helix transcriptional regulator, with product MSKSDFDLNFQNRNIDGRIVAVLERISQAFRVLLWQESKDFSLSPIQIQVLIFLLHHSIDKCKVSYLADEFNMTKATISETVKILEQKKLIQKVYEEFDNRSYSIQLTKSGQTIATETALFSKEFHKPIAKLDEEEKENMLLSLLNIITHLNKTGVITIQRMCLTCTHHELTENGENHFCKLLNRKLLTNELRIDCPEHVLKE from the coding sequence ATGAGCAAATCGGATTTTGACCTGAACTTTCAGAATAGAAATATTGATGGACGTATTGTTGCTGTACTCGAAAGAATTTCACAGGCGTTTCGAGTTTTACTTTGGCAGGAGAGTAAAGATTTTTCACTAAGCCCGATTCAAATACAGGTATTAATTTTTTTGCTCCATCACAGTATAGATAAATGCAAGGTAAGTTATCTGGCAGATGAGTTTAATATGACTAAGGCTACTATCAGTGAAACAGTGAAAATATTAGAGCAAAAAAAACTCATTCAAAAAGTGTACGAAGAGTTTGATAACAGAAGCTACTCTATTCAATTAACAAAGTCCGGACAAACTATTGCAACAGAAACTGCTTTGTTTAGTAAGGAATTTCATAAGCCAATTGCAAAACTTGATGAAGAGGAAAAAGAAAACATGCTTTTGAGCCTTCTCAATATTATTACTCATCTCAACAAAACGGGTGTCATCACCATTCAGCGTATGTGTTTAACGTGTACACATCATGAGTTGACTGAAAATGGAGAGAATCATTTTTGTAAATTATTAAACCGTAAACTGCTTACAAATGAACTTCGTATTGACTGCCCTGAACATGTATTAAAGGAATAA
- a CDS encoding DUF2024 family protein, with protein sequence MKLAKAIALLILVSVPALVSAQITKAKNMKVAVWDTYVTKKDKTIMHFDIIVPSEMKDTTVIYNYGKTYLKSKGQEGQPLSSKECRFCHIETVKPDWQEAVEKQGYFIYEMENCK encoded by the coding sequence ATGAAATTAGCAAAGGCAATAGCATTATTAATTCTTGTGTCTGTACCTGCATTAGTGTCAGCACAAATAACAAAAGCAAAAAATATGAAAGTAGCGGTATGGGATACCTATGTAACTAAGAAGGATAAAACAATTATGCATTTCGACATTATAGTACCTTCTGAAATGAAAGATACAACGGTGATTTATAATTATGGTAAAACTTATTTGAAATCAAAAGGGCAGGAGGGACAGCCGCTCTCTTCTAAGGAATGCAGGTTTTGTCACATAGAAACTGTTAAACCTGATTGGCAAGAGGCTGTTGAAAAGCAAGGGTATTTTATTTATGAAATGGAAAATTGTAAGTAA
- a CDS encoding thioredoxin family protein, whose amino-acid sequence MSKSVFYHAGCSVCVSAEHDIVNLIGANNVEVVHIGENRSRIAEAESKGVKSVPALVTPAGHVLHINFGASMADVKG is encoded by the coding sequence ATGAGTAAATCAGTTTTTTATCATGCAGGATGCTCTGTATGTGTCAGTGCAGAGCACGACATTGTAAATTTAATTGGAGCCAACAATGTAGAGGTTGTTCACATTGGTGAAAATCGTAGCCGTATTGCAGAGGCAGAAAGTAAAGGTGTGAAATCAGTACCAGCTTTAGTAACACCTGCAGGTCATGTATTGCACATTAACTTTGGAGCATCAATGGCAGATGTAAAAGGTTAA
- a CDS encoding DUF6132 family protein, whose product MKEFLRANWLIIAGVLAGAAGGYLYWKFEGCHDGVCAITSNAMNSSFYGALMGGLFMSLFQKQP is encoded by the coding sequence ATGAAAGAATTTTTACGTGCAAATTGGTTAATCATTGCAGGTGTTCTTGCCGGTGCTGCCGGAGGGTATTTGTATTGGAAGTTTGAAGGCTGCCATGACGGTGTATGTGCAATTACTTCAAATGCAATGAACAGCTCTTTTTATGGCGCTTTAATGGGCGGACTGTTCATGTCTCTTTTTCAAAAGCAACCTTAA
- a CDS encoding DUF3365 domain-containing protein: MQKVVVILFLFSVVFSSCKMGQRETLTEQQEKEFVTQGDSISDIMQGVLLKNVATAINHGGTEFAIGFCNMNAIPITDSVSALYHVQIQRLSNKNRNPDNAIRMLDDSLAWQKIKSSSSSFVEQNSSGEVVYYKPIKIGMPTCLKCHGSSADIETKTLALINEKYPDDKAVGYNQDDLRGMWKIKFKE, translated from the coding sequence ATGCAAAAGGTAGTTGTAATTTTATTTCTTTTTTCTGTTGTTTTCAGTTCATGTAAAATGGGGCAGAGAGAAACACTAACAGAGCAACAAGAGAAGGAGTTTGTAACTCAAGGAGATAGTATATCTGATATTATGCAAGGTGTGTTGTTGAAGAATGTTGCCACAGCAATAAATCATGGTGGTACGGAATTTGCAATCGGCTTTTGCAATATGAATGCCATACCAATTACAGATTCTGTTTCTGCATTATACCATGTTCAAATTCAGCGATTGAGCAATAAGAATAGAAATCCGGATAATGCAATTAGAATGTTAGATGATAGTCTGGCATGGCAAAAAATAAAATCGTCTTCTTCAAGTTTTGTCGAACAAAATTCTTCAGGAGAAGTGGTGTATTATAAACCTATTAAGATAGGAATGCCAACTTGCTTAAAATGTCATGGCAGTAGTGCTGATATTGAAACGAAAACATTAGCACTGATAAATGAAAAATATCCTGATGATAAGGCAGTTGGATATAACCAAGATGATTTAAGAGGAATGTGGAAAATTAAATTTAAAGAATAA
- a CDS encoding methyltransferase domain-containing protein, protein MQNKNTVPVSNDSQTNDSSKQSFWNERWEAKETGWDIGYPSPAISEYFSKFSEKEIAVLIPGCGNAYEAEFLVNAGFKNITLVDIAPKAVEILRNKFAGNSNVRILCADFFTIREKFDILIEQTFFCAIPPGKRKEYVHQAAEVLNPNGRIVGLLFDIMFEKEGPPFGGSRAEYEQLFNPLFHLKMLPCLNSINPRAGTELFIELQKK, encoded by the coding sequence ATGCAAAATAAAAACACAGTGCCTGTTAGTAATGATTCTCAGACAAACGATTCATCAAAACAATCCTTTTGGAATGAAAGATGGGAAGCAAAAGAAACGGGTTGGGATATAGGTTACCCATCTCCGGCAATTTCAGAATATTTTAGTAAGTTTTCTGAAAAGGAGATTGCTGTTCTCATACCGGGTTGTGGCAATGCTTATGAAGCAGAGTTCTTAGTGAATGCTGGCTTTAAAAATATAACTCTGGTTGATATTGCGCCAAAAGCTGTGGAAATATTAAGGAATAAGTTTGCCGGGAATTCAAATGTAAGGATTCTTTGTGCTGATTTTTTCACCATAAGAGAGAAGTTTGATATTTTAATTGAACAAACATTTTTTTGTGCAATACCTCCAGGCAAACGTAAAGAGTATGTGCATCAAGCAGCAGAAGTTTTGAACCCTAATGGAAGAATTGTAGGTCTCTTGTTTGATATAATGTTTGAAAAAGAAGGACCACCGTTTGGTGGAAGCAGAGCGGAATACGAACAATTATTTAATCCATTGTTTCATCTAAAGATGTTACCATGTTTAAATAGCATTAATCCTCGTGCAGGAACAGAGTTGTTTATAGAATTACAAAAGAAGTAA
- a CDS encoding rhodanese-like domain-containing protein — MIGLIKNMLGMENTQLTEAVKQGAFLIDVRTPAEFAGGSASGAVNIPLDRIGSQLSKFKNKSKIVVFCKSGMRSMQAKNILEQNGIINVINGGTVNDIIKIQNAK, encoded by the coding sequence ATGATTGGATTAATTAAAAACATGCTGGGTATGGAGAATACTCAACTTACAGAAGCAGTAAAACAAGGCGCATTTCTTATTGATGTACGTACTCCGGCAGAGTTTGCCGGTGGTAGTGCCTCGGGTGCAGTAAATATTCCATTAGATAGAATAGGAAGCCAGTTGTCAAAGTTTAAAAACAAGTCAAAAATTGTGGTGTTTTGTAAAAGTGGTATGAGAAGTATGCAAGCAAAGAATATTCTCGAACAAAATGGAATAATAAATGTTATCAATGGCGGTACCGTTAATGATATTATTAAAATCCAAAATGCAAAATAA
- a CDS encoding MBL fold metallo-hydrolase produces the protein MFFQHVYDKSLAQGSYFIGCQAKGEAIVIDAQRDIDVYLEIAKQNNLKITHITETHIHADFLCGSRELAAATGAKMFLSDEGGKDWQYEFNHEGVRDGDVISVGNLTLKVMHTPGHTPESISFLLTDHPASDKPVMVFTGDFVFVGDIGRPDLLEKAAGIMGTKEVGARQMFQSLKKFEALPEYVQVWSAHGAGSACGKALGAVHSSTVGYEKIRNWAFQYGNDEQGFVDYLLADQPEPPKYFAMMKHLNKVIRPLLVEVPKHSKLSKEEFLSAYNKGIAVIDTRNKFEFAEGFLPGSLNIQGNNSFSTWMGWLLDYQQQFILIAEDKTIVDLTRKLMRIGMDNMLGYVTDVSSFGIELEKSEVINLSKFKNTINNEGYQIIDVRGLTEFEAGHVEGAEHIFVGTLTQNLKKINKKKQVVIHCQAGDRSAIAFSLLHKYGFKNVWNYAGGMKEWVACNEATVSERQMACAI, from the coding sequence ATGTTTTTTCAACACGTTTACGACAAAAGTTTAGCACAGGGAAGTTATTTCATAGGCTGTCAGGCAAAAGGTGAGGCAATTGTAATTGACGCACAGCGTGACATTGATGTTTATCTTGAAATTGCAAAACAAAACAACCTGAAGATTACTCACATAACAGAAACGCACATTCATGCAGATTTCTTATGTGGCTCGCGAGAGCTTGCTGCTGCTACAGGAGCAAAAATGTTTTTATCTGACGAAGGTGGTAAAGACTGGCAATATGAATTCAATCATGAAGGTGTAAGAGATGGTGATGTAATTTCAGTTGGCAACCTTACTTTAAAAGTAATGCACACTCCGGGTCATACACCGGAAAGTATTAGTTTTTTACTGACTGATCATCCGGCATCAGATAAGCCTGTAATGGTTTTTACAGGTGATTTTGTTTTTGTAGGTGATATAGGTCGCCCCGATTTGTTAGAGAAAGCAGCAGGAATAATGGGAACTAAAGAGGTTGGTGCCAGACAAATGTTTCAGTCTTTGAAAAAATTTGAAGCATTACCCGAGTATGTTCAGGTATGGTCTGCACATGGTGCCGGCTCAGCTTGTGGTAAGGCTTTAGGTGCCGTTCACAGTTCAACTGTCGGCTATGAAAAAATTCGTAACTGGGCATTTCAATATGGTAATGACGAGCAAGGCTTTGTTGATTATCTTTTGGCTGACCAACCTGAGCCACCAAAGTATTTTGCAATGATGAAACACCTTAATAAAGTAATTCGTCCGCTTTTAGTTGAAGTGCCTAAGCATTCTAAATTGTCTAAAGAAGAATTTCTGTCGGCTTACAACAAAGGTATAGCCGTGATTGATACCAGAAATAAGTTTGAATTTGCAGAAGGCTTTTTACCTGGAAGTTTGAATATTCAGGGCAATAATTCTTTCTCAACCTGGATGGGATGGTTGCTTGATTATCAACAACAATTTATTTTGATTGCTGAAGATAAAACTATTGTTGACTTAACCAGAAAGCTCATGCGAATAGGAATGGATAATATGCTTGGTTACGTGACTGATGTCTCTTCATTTGGTATTGAATTGGAAAAATCAGAAGTAATTAATTTGTCAAAATTTAAAAACACAATTAATAACGAAGGTTACCAAATCATTGATGTGCGTGGTTTAACAGAATTTGAAGCAGGTCATGTTGAAGGGGCTGAACACATTTTTGTTGGAACCTTAACGCAAAATCTTAAGAAGATTAATAAGAAGAAGCAAGTGGTTATACATTGTCAGGCGGGAGATCGTTCAGCAATTGCTTTTTCTTTATTGCATAAATATGGCTTTAAAAATGTGTGGAACTATGCAGGTGGCATGAAGGAATGGGTAGCCTGCAATGAGGCTACAGTTAGTGAACGACAAATGGCTTGTGCAATTTAG
- a CDS encoding OsmC family protein, whose translation MSQTHYYEVNVQWKEGRIGELSSPILEKTIECATPPEFSNGVPNIWSPEHLFVAAINSCYMATYLAIAANFKVELEDFSCRTVAKLEMVEGKYLITQAELFPAVKLKDSSDAEKAQRIAEKSKAGCLVTNSMKTEIIMTTKIS comes from the coding sequence ATGTCACAAACACATTATTACGAAGTAAATGTACAATGGAAAGAAGGTAGAATTGGAGAGTTGTCATCGCCCATTCTTGAAAAAACTATTGAGTGTGCTACGCCACCGGAATTTTCTAATGGAGTTCCAAACATTTGGTCACCGGAGCATTTATTTGTTGCAGCAATCAACAGTTGCTATATGGCAACCTATTTGGCAATAGCAGCAAACTTTAAAGTAGAACTTGAAGATTTTAGTTGTCGCACAGTTGCCAAACTCGAGATGGTAGAGGGTAAATACTTGATAACACAGGCAGAATTGTTTCCTGCGGTGAAGCTAAAAGACAGCAGTGATGCAGAGAAAGCACAACGTATTGCTGAAAAGTCAAAAGCCGGGTGTTTGGTTACCAATTCAATGAAGACAGAAATTATAATGACTACAAAAATCAGTTAA
- a CDS encoding OsmC family protein: MEKVKSHIGTENYKVTIESQSGNRLIADEPVENGGKNLGFSPFELLAAALSACTAITVRMYADRKEWPLTDVNTDISVSWDRIKNKTVIQRKISFSGNLSDEQKDRLIQIANVCPVHKVLTNSIEINTSLLLNN; encoded by the coding sequence ATGGAAAAAGTAAAATCACATATTGGAACAGAAAATTATAAAGTGACTATTGAATCGCAGTCGGGTAATAGGCTTATTGCTGATGAGCCGGTAGAGAATGGTGGTAAAAATCTTGGGTTTTCACCATTTGAGTTATTAGCCGCAGCACTGAGTGCATGTACAGCAATAACAGTACGCATGTATGCAGACAGAAAAGAATGGCCACTTACTGATGTGAATACTGATATTTCTGTTAGTTGGGATAGAATTAAAAACAAAACAGTTATTCAACGTAAGATAAGTTTTTCAGGAAACCTCTCCGATGAGCAAAAAGACAGACTGATACAGATTGCCAATGTTTGTCCGGTTCATAAAGTATTAACTAATTCCATTGAAATAAATACTTCGCTGCTTTTGAACAATTAG
- a CDS encoding trimeric intracellular cation channel family protein produces the protein MELLKLIDIAGIAVFSISGVSAAMEKKLDVFGVFIIAFITALGGGTLRDVLIGQLPVSWMYNLNYGLIVLLSTLAAMFFSNIIGNYQKTLLTFDSLGIGLFTVVGIQKGILLDFHPAVCIALGTITACFGGVIRDILLNNIPLIFQKEVYATACILGGVVYFALIRLQMNEMIIEVVSIIFIVVFRLVAVKFNWQLPSIYKIHKK, from the coding sequence TTGGAACTTCTAAAACTAATTGATATTGCCGGGATAGCAGTATTTAGTATCTCTGGTGTATCTGCTGCAATGGAAAAGAAACTCGATGTCTTCGGTGTTTTTATTATTGCTTTTATAACTGCATTGGGTGGTGGCACCTTGCGTGATGTATTAATCGGACAGTTGCCTGTCTCGTGGATGTATAATTTGAATTATGGTTTGATAGTGTTACTAAGTACACTTGCAGCTATGTTCTTTTCTAACATCATTGGCAATTATCAAAAAACACTACTGACATTTGACTCTCTTGGAATCGGTCTGTTTACTGTTGTAGGCATTCAAAAGGGAATACTGCTTGATTTTCATCCTGCCGTTTGTATTGCATTAGGAACAATAACTGCATGCTTTGGAGGAGTCATTCGAGATATTTTGCTCAACAATATCCCCTTGATTTTTCAAAAAGAAGTTTATGCTACAGCTTGTATTTTAGGTGGTGTTGTTTACTTTGCCTTAATACGATTGCAGATGAATGAAATGATAATTGAAGTGGTAAGTATTATTTTTATTGTTGTTTTCAGATTAGTGGCTGTAAAGTTCAATTGGCAATTACCTTCTATTTACAAGATACATAAGAAATAA
- a CDS encoding phosphoribosylpyrophosphate synthetase — translation MLTLSERMNELRLKGYKEDFNIQCDGIDSGNGCIKLSPDDFQIDAYYRFEGQSDPADEAILYAISSERYGLKGLLVNGYGVYSDDMTNEMLKKLSFK, via the coding sequence ATGCTCACACTTTCTGAACGCATGAATGAGTTGCGATTGAAAGGCTATAAAGAAGATTTTAATATCCAATGCGATGGTATTGATTCTGGCAACGGATGCATTAAGTTATCTCCTGACGATTTTCAGATAGATGCCTACTATCGTTTCGAAGGACAGTCGGATCCGGCAGACGAAGCAATATTATATGCTATTTCATCAGAGAGATATGGACTTAAAGGTTTATTGGTAAATGGCTATGGCGTTTATTCTGATGACATGACCAATGAAATGTTAAAGAAACTAAGTTTTAAATAA
- a CDS encoding FAD-binding oxidoreductase, with protein MVEHLKIIAIEKATHDVLHITTVKPENINYHAGQAADISINKPNWENELRAFTFTSLPTDKYIEFTIKTYPQHNGVTNQLLTLKTGDELLLHGVFGTIAYKGEGVFIAGGAGVTPFIAIYKQLEKDGKVGNNKLLFANKTRADIIQEEKFKALLGKNFINILSEEKLEGFEYGYITEELLKRHIDGEGYIYLCGPEPMMDAVEKQMSILGIEKERVVKEVF; from the coding sequence ATGGTTGAACATTTAAAGATAATTGCAATTGAAAAGGCTACGCATGACGTATTGCATATCACCACAGTAAAACCTGAAAATATAAATTATCATGCAGGTCAGGCTGCCGATATTTCAATCAACAAACCCAATTGGGAAAATGAGTTAAGAGCATTTACTTTTACTTCACTTCCAACTGATAAATATATAGAATTTACAATTAAAACCTATCCACAGCATAATGGTGTCACCAATCAATTGCTGACATTAAAGACCGGTGATGAATTGCTATTACATGGTGTTTTTGGCACCATAGCATATAAAGGCGAGGGCGTATTTATAGCCGGTGGTGCAGGTGTTACACCTTTTATTGCTATTTATAAACAGTTAGAAAAAGATGGTAAGGTTGGAAATAATAAACTATTATTTGCCAATAAAACACGTGCAGATATTATTCAGGAAGAGAAGTTCAAAGCATTATTAGGGAAGAATTTTATTAATATACTTTCAGAAGAAAAACTTGAAGGCTTTGAATATGGCTATATAACAGAAGAGCTTTTGAAACGTCATATTGACGGTGAAGGCTATATTTATCTCTGTGGGCCGGAGCCGATGATGGATGCTGTTGAAAAACAAATGAGTATCCTCGGAATAGAAAAAGAACGAGTAGTAAAAGAGGTATTTTAA